The genomic stretch GCCGGAGGACACCCGGAACTTCACGCTGCTGCTGCAGGAGTTCCGCCGCCAGCTCGATGCCATCGACCCGTCGCTGCGCCTGACCGTCGCGGCGCCGGCCCCGAAGGATGCCAGCAGCAAGCTCGAGCTGCCGGCCATCGCCCGCACGGGGGACTTCATCAACCTCATGACCTACGACATGCCCAACTCGCTGGAGCTGCGCGCCAATTTCCATGCGGCGCTGCTGCCCAGCCCGCGCGATCCGGACCGCGCCGAGGGGCTGACCGTGGTGGAAACCGTCGAACGCTATCTGAAGGCGGGCGTTCCGGCGTCCCAGCTCGTGCTGGGCATTCCGCTCTATTCGCGCGGCTGGACCGGGTTGCCGGCGGCGAACGACGGCCTCTACC from Dysgonomonas mossii encodes the following:
- a CDS encoding glycosyl hydrolase family 18 protein, whose amino-acid sequence is PEDTRNFTLLLQEFRRQLDAIDPSLRLTVAAPAPKDASSKLELPAIARTGDFINLMTYDMPNSLELRANFHAALLPSPRDPDRAEGLTVVETVERYLKAGVPASQLVLGIPLYSRGWTGLPAANDGLY